A window of Castanea sativa cultivar Marrone di Chiusa Pesio chromosome 8, ASM4071231v1 genomic DNA:
TTACTACACAAGATATTACCTAACAGAAGCATGAAGTGAGAATAATGGTCCAAGTAAAAGTTTGCATGCAGATATGCTTAAAATCTAGACAAGCTCAATGTAGGCCATAGGAGCATTATCTCCTCGCCGCGGCAAAGTTAAGAGAATTCGTGTATACCCTCCATTCCTCTCTCCATACCTTTCCGGAGCCTCGGCAAACAAGGCATGGACAATCTGCTTCTCGTATATGAAGCCAAGAGCTTGTCTCCTCTTATGAAGAGATCCATCTTTTGCCAATGTGATCATCTTATCAACATACTTCCTCACTGCACTAGCTCTTGCTCTCGTAGTCTTGATGCGACCATGTTTAAGGAGCTGTGTTGTGAGGCCCCGAATTAATGCCTTTCGCTGGTCAGGGGGCCTATTGAGTTTGGGTACTCGCCTCCCGTGTCTCATAGCAAAGACTCGACCCCCATTTCCAATAGTGGGAAAACAATGACCAAAGCTGGTAAATTCTGCACCAAGAGACGAGTGCTTAAAAGTATTTCAAGCCAACAGGAAGAGGAACTAAATGTTGCATAGATAATCTGTTATAGGATTAAGGTATACCATATATTATTTAACAGGGCAGTAGTAACAATAACCACATGTTATTTAACAGCAGTTGGACTTGCAGTCCTTGAAAAATTATCAATGAAGTCGGTATACAACTAAGTTCTTTGTTAAAAGACCTCAACTTCTCTTGCATAATTCAATGATTCATCCAAATCATTATATCCCACTACATTTGTGTCACCATAAATTAAACAAGTGATATGCATATTGGATGATTCATGGCATAGGAGCACAACAGCAATGAAAACCAAAAACACCAGAAGAAAGAGGGATAGTAGGTGGTGGCAGCAAGGTTAGAGGAGCTTTGtaggaaataaaataatatcctAAAGCATCCCTTAGTTACACACTTCCACTCCTATTTAGCCCTCTCCCACTATATCCCATGACTTGTCTTACGCTACACCAAGCAACGAAAGTTCAAATTACAAGTTAGCCATGTTCCAGTTCAAAATTAATAAGCACAAACTGCAAGTCATTAGTGATAAAGTGCAATTATGATTAATGTTGCCCAAATCGtttctttgagagagagaaactcaAAGCGGAATTAGGGAAGTTGGCTAACCACCTAAGCCACTAGACTGGAGTGAGGCAACATTTTACACTTGGGTGACCACCTAACTgaagataaattaaaatttccaCAGGCAGATTAAACCCAGCACAGCCCTCTAGAACACTTCAAGGCAAGAAGCAACCTTTGCGCTTTTCTTGAATCAACAACTAGTGCCAACAGCCATTTCCCTCTTTCTATTAGACTACCTCATCTTCTCTAATTATAGCTCCTATTTTAGTTGAATCATAGCtttatgttatttaattatttcaGTGATAAagaacctctttttttttttatggttattTAAGTTGTTATTTTTAGTGATGGAGAACAACCTTCTGTTTTTCACTTAATATTTATCTTCTTATCTATGTTATTCTTAGTAGCAAAGTAAACACCTTTGTTCTTTTCCTTCTAATATTGTCGACAGTATGTTATGACTCTTAgttctcttcattttttgttttgaaagtaTATTTGAAGATGTCTAATTGGACTAAGGTGGAAAATGAACGGGCTAATGTTCAAGTACTTTGGTTGGaagtacacttttttttttttttgataggtaagaaaaattatattcaaaaaaatGCTAGATGCAAATTAGCACCAGCATAACAAAAGTACAAAAAggatggaaaaacaaaaacataaaaagacattaattacaaagaaaaaaaaaattgtgttcaaCTTCGACTTGAATTATGTTGAAATCAACACAATGTTAGACTCTGAAACAATCAGGCAAACTTATTTGGAGGTAAGATGAATATAAGAGTGACATCTGAAATATCTAATGACATTGCTCATTATATGGCTAAGACAAATAACTCATTATATGgcaaagttttcaatttttagctcTGAAAgtctcaggaaaaaaaataaactagagGCTAGAGCACAAGAATTGAATATCACATAgtaattgtcaaaaaaaaaaaaaaactcatagcGAAGACAttggaaatgaaaatttaaaaagtggGTAATAATGAAAAGTACCTGGGCAAGAAGTTGGGAAGAGAGAGGGTTGAAGAGGAGCGAGGCCATTGAAAGAGCGGAGAAGCAGTTTggacttgggcttgggcttggacTGAAATGAAGTAGCGGCGGCCATGGTTGGGAAGCGTAAGGAAGAAGGAGGGAGGGCTGATTTAAGAGATGCCATACTCCATCTATTTGTATTTCCAGTTATTACACAGCTGCTGCAGGACGCCATTCCTGGACTGCACTGAACGATGCCCCCTGTTCTAACCAGAGAAGTAAAAgataaaggagagagagagagcgcgatTACATCACAATCTACTCCTTATCAGTATTGTTTTCAAAACCGGCTCCGGTCCGGTCTTACTTGTAAAATTGGATATTAAATTGATTTGGTATTTAACCTTTCGATTGTATTAATTTGATCGTTTGTTAtcttttagatgaaaattgatcggataataaattaattttttattttgtcgtTTGTCATGTCagaaattttcatttaagagataatgataaaaattaaatttacctgATATTGTGTTAGGAGCTTTACTTGTTACTGATAATGGCATAAAGAATGAGGGTGCTTTAGGCTAATCACTTCGCTTCATATTTTCTCAACACATCGATGGCTCCTCGTGCCAGATTAGTAATGCTCCTACGGGTTCTTTGAGGAGGACACGTCCAATCTCTTTACTTGAATTGAATCGATGAGCAGTGTGAAGGGGCAGCATGTGGAGACACCTTACTCCACATCGTGTCCCAAGACCATAGCAAAGGAGTGTCACGGTGGGCAGAGTTGGTTTTCATGATGGGCAGCAGCAGGTGGTGTCAACCCTATGTGGTGGTGCATGGCATTAGTGACTTGTTAGCTGATTGCTTATATGTGAGCTTGGTGGCTTATGTGCAAGGCAGGGCTGGGCTACTCTGATGATCAGATGCTATGTCCAAGGCATTGGACTAGTGGGTGCTGGCTAAATGCATGGACGGATGCTAGTGGGCTAATGACAATTACTTGGTGTGCTACTTGGGGGCATGTTATATGAGCTATGTTGCTGACGGGGAAGGGCTTGGGCATGGGCCAAGCCTCCCGAAACATGTGAGAACATGTTGTGTGGCCTAATGGATGATGGGCAGATGCCACATTATCTGCTGCGACATGGGCTGTGCATGTGCAGCATATACAATGGCAATTATAAGCAGTTCCTAGTTTCCCTGATGTTCAAACTTATTGTGTAAAGGC
This region includes:
- the LOC142607796 gene encoding large ribosomal subunit protein bL17c; the encoded protein is MASCSSCVITGNTNRWSMASLKSALPPSSLRFPTMAAATSFQSKPKPKSKLLLRSFNGLAPLQPSLFPTSCPEFTSFGHCFPTIGNGGRVFAMRHGRRVPKLNRPPDQRKALIRGLTTQLLKHGRIKTTRARASAVRKYVDKMITLAKDGSLHKRRQALGFIYEKQIVHALFAEAPERYGERNGGYTRILLTLPRRGDNAPMAYIELV